In Sciurus carolinensis chromosome 16, mSciCar1.2, whole genome shotgun sequence, the genomic window acccatattaatatttcctttcataaAGAATTTTATCTCACAGCATATGTATTAAGTACCTATGTTTTATTGTCTGGACAACAATGTGTAATGTGTTAAAATTACAATCTCAGGTTCTGACCATGACCAATGCAAAAGTGCCCACTCTTAATAATGAAGAAGTTTGGGGCAGTTTACCTGAAGGAATTTCTTCTCTTgatccttttaaatatttttctacacatGTAGCTGGGTTACTGGCTATAACTATACTGTAAATTTTATCTTGGTTCCTGTTTTGTATAATTTGTCAAGCAGGATGGGGATGGTTAAAACACCAGGAAATTATGGTTCCAAAGTTAATCATGCTTGCTGTACTTGAGGTGCATGATTCCTGGTATTTTAGAAGAACATGTCCTGTTTTGACACTGGAAAATTGTTTTCCTAGATCTAGCAAATCAATCAATCATCCCCTTTCTTATAATCGCCTGATTCACTGTACTTGTAATAACCTTTCCCTGCCTATTCTTAATTCTGTATAGGAACAATTTCTTAATAAGCTTCCCTGCCCGGCCCCATCCATCTCCTGGAACACATGGACACCACTCTCCTGCTCACCTCCTGACCCACTGGGACCACAAAGGGGAACTCTGCCTACGATGACCTCAAGGCTCTCCCCAATCACCCCTCCCCGACAGATCTCCATGCTCTATTCCAGAACTCTGAAAGGCGAGTCCCCCCATTTGGCCCTTCTCAGCTTGAAGCAGCCAGATCTGACTTGGCTCCCCGACTCTCTCTACCCTTTTAGAGTCTGGAATGAAGGGTTTTGGAGAATGATATTCCTCAAAGAcaactccccaagaaaaacagaggaatAGTGTGGcatgggaggagggagaggaaactgGCCAAACATTAAACTTCTCCCAGCACACCCTTTCCTAATGACAATGGGCCCTAAACTTAGACCTTCCCCCATCGCAAAAAAGCCCTAAATGGAgccacagcaaatattgaaactctgggaaacaaggGATCCCTGAGTaaaaacaatgagtttcaacctttttccAATCACCCTCCTAAGTgcaagttttaacctgtacaactagcccctgacggtGAAAGCTGCACCTACCCTCCTTTGCCACTGGGGCATATTCCCTAGAGTCTCTTCAAATCCAAGTCACCTCCTTAGCCAATGTGGTTCTCCAAAACAGGAGAGCCACTGACTTACTAATAGTAGAGAAGGGAGGCACCTGTGACTTTCCAAGAGAGGAATGCTGTTACTTCAACAAATTCCGACTAGTCCAAGGAAAAATAGCTGAACCCTGGGAGAACATTGAGAAATGCCGCAGGGAATAGCAGCAGTCACCTCCCTGGAACCTTTTGGGCCAGTCTCTCCCCTGGCTGCTCCTGTTGATGGGCCCTCTCCTTACACCCATCATACTATTCTTATTAGGACCTTGTCTGGTAAACtgcctgaaatttttttttacaagatcGAGTAAAGGCACTCACTAATGAGACTGTAAACCAACTCTTAATGAGCCAACATAGCCCCCTCCTCGAAGTTCCAGCCTAAACCCTTCTTCGCCCCTGTTCAGCTTGAAGAAGCTAGAACAAATGACACCCCTTATCATTATTAGACAAAAGGCTGGAATGTTAGGTCCTTAGGCCAAAgtcactccattttgaaaatcagcacctgcccacccaggcatggCCTTCACGTAGGCCCACACCAATAGAGTCCCTGACTACAGAAACCACAGCAAAGATGTCAAGTAACAGTCACAGGGCCAGACTGGTTCTTCTTtaactactccattgtacatgactGTATAGTTCAGAAGTTTTTCCTGCAGGCTGCTGCTCCTTGCAGAGCAGCCTGGCAGACTCTCTGTCAATCaacctttgcttgaactcagagctgtgTCTTTTGTGGATATTTGCACCCATTACCCTAACAGCATGCTAGTAGATGGGAGCATGGTGTTGTTTTTGATGCTGTACAAGAGTTTACATAAGGGTAGATTGGTGGAAACAGATGCTGAGACACCAAAATGGTGGCTTCTTGTTGGATATTATTTGCTGATGCTCAgttcctcattccttttttttcctacCCTTTTCTAAGGAACCTGCAACACACGTTTCCCAGACTCCTGTTCTGTCAGTGAGACATGTTGTTGTACTCTGCTTTAATCACTGCCGTATGTCTCTCAGTTCCAACATTCGCATTGTCTGTGTGCCTATTGATTTTCTCCCGTGAACTGTGAGTGATTTTAATGAAAGGGAAAATTCACCTACTCTCTCAGCATTAGCAGAACTCTTATTACAATTGTAAatacaatcatttattttgtttgtatcctggacattttaaatgttaagttATGAAGCTCTGGGCTTGCTTAAATCCTGTGTGGCGTGTTGACATTTTGTTTAGACAGATCATTCACCTGGTTTGCTTCCGGCCACAGGTCCTGAGCAGACTGCTGTGGGTTGTGGTTTCATTGTGCATTCTTATTTCAAACTGTGCTTCTCAGATCTGTGCTTTTCTGCTGTGTCTTCCATGTGGACTACCCACTGGTCAATTTGGAACATGGAGTGGTATGTCCCTGAATTTTGTTCTCAGAGTCTTTGGAATGTTGTTCAGGGCTCAGACCACACGTGTGACTCTCAGAGACAAGCCCAGGAATTCATTTCAAAAAACTTCCCTGGACACCTTTCCCAGGTTTCTACCTCTCTGGTACTTGCTGGTTCCCCCTCCCCTGTTTGGTCCTCTAGCTGGAATTTGGGGCCCTAGTTACCGGGTGTGCTCACTTTTTGTGTCTGCACCTACATCCAGGACCAAGTAGCAGGAAGGCACAGAGGGGGACAAAGGAACAAAGACTTGTACCACCGTCTTACAACCTCAGAGTCCTAACCAGGCAGGAAATGTCTCCTCTCAGAGTTCTAAGCACCTGTGGAATTGCCAGGGGCACGAgagaacagagaaggaaatgaaagggaaaattcaCCTACTCTCTCAGCATTAGCAGAACTCTTATTACAATTGTAAatacaatcatttattttgtttgtggaGTCTTAAggaaaactttgaaataattttaagagatTCCATGTTTGTTTCAAACCCAAATAGCAGCAAAATAGtccttcttttaaaagatatttttggttgtagatggacatgatacctttattcatttacttttatgtggtgctgaggatccaattCAGTGCCCCActcctgctaggcaagtgctccaccactgagctacaagcccagttCCCCCAAATAGTCCTTTCTTAGCTCAAGAACTCTATTTGGATATTTAAAAGTTCTTATTAATGTTTTCCACTCCTCTCGTCTCTGTAACCATCCCCCTTCTTTTTGCTCTCATCGTTGCACCTGAACTTGGATGGTTTCTGTTGCTGGAAGGACCTGAGGCTGGTTAAAGGGAGGCAGAGTCGGCACGTCCCTGGGCACTCTGTGGAGGCGGGTGGAGTCCTTGAGACATTCTTTGTGAAGGTTGCTGAGCCCCTCTGAGGCTGTTCTGCTGAAGGCTTTTCCACTTTAGAAAGCAGGAGGACCCCAGGTTAGAAGGACAAAGTTACTGATAAAGCAGAAAGGCCAGGGATCTGGGATCTAAGAACTAGGCCCTTACGAGtgtggaaaaaggcacactcatacattgctggtgggactgcagtttggtgcaaccactctggaaagcagtgtggagattcctcagaaaacttggagtggaaccacatttgatccagttatcacactcctcagcaagtgcccaaaggacttaaagtcagaatactacagtgatgcagccacatcaatgtttatagcaactcaattcacaatagctaggctatggaaccaaccttggtgcccttcaacagataaatggataaagaaaatatggtacatatacacaatggaatattacccagccttaaagaaaaatgaaattatggcatttgccagtaagtggatagaacttatcatgctaagtgaaataaactaatatcaaaaaaccaaagaccaaatgttctccctgataacTGGATGCTGACTAACAGAAgtggggaggagtggaggttcacggATTGAGCAGGGAGGAGTCGGGGAAAGAGAAGGGGTATAGGAacgggaaagacagtagaatgaatcagacatcactttcctgtgttcatatatgaatacacgaccagtgtaactccacatcatgtacaaccacaagaatgggaagtttttctccatgtatgtatgatacgtcaaaatacattctaccaaaataaaaaagaaaaaagaattatttttaaaaatgcattctactgtcacgtagaATAAACTACATGacacataactaaaaagaacaaaaaccaaaagaaataggCCCTTCCTCTACCATTTCTCTGCTGCGCCCTTCTCTCCACCCCCAAAACACATCTAGAAATGCCAGTACCATGAGTTTTGAGTATGTACTTCTGGTTATGAGTATGTACTTTattgaattgaatccaggagacctctacccttgagctacatcccaagctcttattatttagagacaaggtcttggtaagttgcccaggctggccttgaatttgctgtcttcctgcctcagcctcctgactcctgagtagctggggttataggcatgcacaactgCCAGTGGAAATAGATATTCTTAATTATATAAACAAGTGAGTGTTTGGAATGAGTGTTCAGAGGTTCTGAGAAAGCAGTCAACCACTTTTGGTGATTCACCAGGAGAGATGATACTTTGTCTAAGGATGAATTGAGAATTTGACTGCTGGGGAAAGGGGCAGGGAGttgcatgtgcaaaggcccagggCCAGGGAGTTGCTTCCTGAGAGTGACCTGTGGGTTTCTTTGGCACAGAGCGTGATTGGCAAGTAAGGTGAGGTAACACTGGACAGAAATGGTGGGGTCGCCAAAGTGCAGATGCTGGGAATTGGTGCTGGGACACTGGGGAACCATGGAGGGCTATAAGTAAGGGCAGCCCTGGGGCCACTTGGAAATGGGCTGGAGTGGAAGCTGGAGGCCAGAGGAGGCTGGGTTGGTGGTACGGGCAGAAGAGAGGCTTGAGCTGGGGCCCGGGTGTGGAGTTGAAGATGGACCTGGGTGGAAAGAGTTGCTGAGTGTGGGAGGCCTCGGGGGAGGGAGCCATGCAAGGAGCTCTTTTATTTGATTAGATATTGAGTGGAAAGGGAAATTTTTCAAACATGCACACAAGTAGGGAAGCTCACATCACAAAATCCCATATGCCCATCGTTCAGCTTCGACAATAATTCTTTTGCCACTTATCTTTATTATTCCATTCACATTTAATTAGGTTTTGCTGTATGGTTTAGGACTATGTTTAGTGCTTCTTAAAGATAGAAATGATTTCATTGTTTTGGACACAACAATGATATTGTGTGCTCCTTATAAAGAGTTCATGACCcctgaaaatgtaaaagaagacTTCATAAAAGCCATCTATCTCACCCCCCACCGCTTCTCCTTCTTGGACAGAACCCAAGGTCTTGAGCTTGAGAGGCAAACGCTGTGCCATTGTTCTCACAGCACATGTGGGGATTGGGTTCTATATCCTCCCAGACACTTGGTacacatatttttacaaaaatgggAGTGCACCATACAAGTCgtaatctgctttttaaaatttaaaaatgcatctaaTACAGTTTCTATGTCAATCATAATTGATCTAAATCAAAACTTCCCAGGGAAACACATTTTCCTGGTGGCTGCTCCATGATATATGTAACCGATCCCTTCTGGATGGACATTTGGGGTGTTTCTTACCTGGGAGGGGATTTTCAGAGGACAGTTCTGTTTATCTTGGTACTTTGTATGACTCTAAAACCTAATCCCCTATTTGTTAGTGTAAAAATAAGGGTAACTTTATGTGAAACAATTTTAGAGTCATAGAAAAGTAGCAATGGTAGAAAAGCTCTTGTGTCCCTCCGTACAGGTCTCCCAGCTGTGGCATTTCATCACATTGGTGTCGTCACCATCACTCACGTTTAGTACCACACGAGCACCTATTATTGTTCAGAACTGTTTGGGAGTGTGTTGCTGACCCAATCCCCTTTACTCCTAAATGTTGCAGTGTGTATTTCCTAGAACAAGGACGTTTGCCTCTATGTCCAAAATCAGGAAGTCGACATGGGTCTACTTCTGTGATCTAACCTACAGGCCTTTTTCAATTTCCCCCAGCTATGCCAATACTATGCTTTATAGCAAAAACATTTTTCCAGTCAAGGATCTGATCCGGAATTATGCCTAGGACAGTCCTCAGCCCTTCTCTTCCATGATACTGACATTTTTAGAGTGCAAACCACTTATTTCATAGAATCCCTCAATTCGAGTTTGTCTGATGCTTGCTTACGAGCAGAATCAGGTTAGGTGATCTTCTACTCCTGATCCCGAGGAGGTTTTGGAGAAGGTTTGAGCAGGAATCAAGAGGGAGGCCATGGGTGGCTTCTCAATACTACTGAGTGAGTTGTCATTGTGTCCACCGAAGGAAGTCATAGACACATCACATTcgatgagtgaaaaaaaaaaaaaaaaaacacattccaAAGCCAACCGAAAGTAATGTGTGCAGACAGAACAAGGCAGACAAGAGACTCGTAGCGGAAATACCTCCTCTACTACTGCTGCCCGTTGCCTGTGATGATTGAGTTTACCTTGGCCATTCCAGGGCGGGCAGAGCGGAGGCATCTAACTCTGCATTCATCAAGACCACCAACCTCCATGCTTATGGAGACCACCTTGCAtgtccttgttttcttctctgaatttaTGGGAGCACTGCAGGTTGAGAAATGTGGGCCCCTTGCTAGCACCCAAGCTGCGAGGGTCAAGGAGCATTTCACCTGGtggaaagatgaaaatgaaaggatCTTCCACCTTGATTCTATTTCCAGCTCAGTCATTGGGATCTGAACTCAGGAAAGGTCTTGCTCACCTCGGAGTCTCCTATAATATCTGCTTCTTGAAAGGAAGGTGGGCTCAGGGACCAGTGAAGGACCTGTCTATTGTCCCAGCAAGTGTTAAGAGGGGCCCTCATGTCCCCAGAGCCAGGACTTGTCATCCTTTAGGCTCATACAAAAAAGACCTCTGAACTTGTCTGTGCTGGTTTTTACCTTCCTCCTTCTAGACCCCTGGTGACACTCAGGTTGTGGTGACTGATGGTGGCCTGTCCTGACTCAGAGGGGAAAAACAACATAGAGGTGAGGGGATGGTGGGAAGTGGGCCCAGGCCTCTTCTCTGCTTACTGGAGTTGGACTCATCCCAGATCTACCCAGTCCCAGCTTCCCAAGAGGGGGGCAGAGCAAGGGAAGAGCAAGGGCCTCCCTGGAGGCCCTGCAGAGCAAGGGAAGAGACAGGAGGCCGGGGGGCTGTCTTTGGGGCAGGATGGGGCTGGGGGCCTCTGCCTCTAAACTTTTCATGGctctttccctcccacccctggtactggggattgcacccagggatgcttaatcactgagccacaactttagcccctttttattttttgttatggggtcttactaagttgcttagggccttgctaaattgctgaggttggtctggaatttgggatcatcctgcctcagcctcctgaattgctgagactacaggcatgcacaTCCACACCAGACTTTTTTCGGAGCTCTTGAAGTTGGGCTGTGGGAGACATTTTACTCTTGTAGCATAGGAAGAACAACTGAGAACTCCTACTTGCAGTTATTTTAACTCTAGTAAGTAAAGCAAATTAAACTTCACAAATATCAAGTGTGTAGAATGAGAATAGTTCAGGTGTAAACTTTCCACATATGTTGGGATGTGTTTTCCAGGAGTGTGGTAAAGAATGTTTTGAGGTCTGTTGCCCCAGCAAGTGTTAAGAAGGGCCCTTGTGTCCCTAGAGCCAGGACTTCTCACCCTTTAAACTCACACAAAAAAGACCTCTGAACTACAGCGCTAGGTGATTTAGGAAACATCGTCTGTGCTGGTTTTTACCTTCCTCCTTCTAGACCCCGAGTGACACTCAAGCTGTGGTGGCTGATGGTGGCCTCTCCTGACCCCAAGAGGGGAAAAGAGACATAGAGGTGGAGTGAAGGTGGGAAGTGGGCCCAGGCCATAAAAGGTGTGAAGGTCTAAAGGGCAGATAAAGATTTGGGAATCAATTGATAACCAGTGGATGGAGATACTAGTGggcaatgattttcttttctctttctttcctcttctttttctctcctcctcgttttttttaaattaaattttttttttttttttttttttttggcactggggatttggcactgtaccactgagctacatccccagtccttttaaaaactttttaattttgagacagggtcttgctaagttgcaggctggcctccaacttgcagttctcctgcctcagcctcctgattcatgGGCATTGATTTTCAAGTCCATGACCTTTGGTGGTGGGGGAAGTTTCTTTGCCCTGGATGTCATTGAGAAGTGTGATTTCTAGAGGTTTTCTCCAATCCCACTGATCTGCCTTAACTGTTTAACAATCAAAGAGGCAGAGTGACGTTGCCTACTCCAACAGACAATCCTAATaaattccaagttctctgaggttCCTTGGCCTCTAACCCATGGAAACCAGGTGACCCACATCACAGGGCCCAGGTGAAAGATGGGCCCCCTGGCATGCCAGGTGTTGTTCTAGGCACATGACCTTGTTGGTAGGAATGGTGAGATGATAGTCCTATGGGGATTTAGTGTGGTTACCAATTACCAAGTTAGATTTTGGGGATAACACACTTCCTAAGATGAGTGGTATTGATTACTACAGAGTTTCTCCACAGTTGTGCTAACTCCAGGACAATGAGGGGTCTGTAAAGTCATTTTGAGTTCCTAAAGCAGATCAGGTTGGGGTTCTTGGTCCAGCAGAGGTTGTCAAtcgggagtgtgtgtgtgtggtctggCTTCTGGGCCCCTCACAGAAAGAACTCTACCCACAGCCTGTGTTTGGAGTCCAGGTGGACCCATTTATTGACACACAGTACTGCTGTCTGCCCCATTCTGAGAGGTCACCCCGGTGAAGTTAGCCACACCACTGACCAGTTGGTTGTGGGGCTGGGGGGCTGGAGGGAACACCATCTCGCTCCATGATAACTGAGAAAGTTGGGTCCTGCAAAGTGCTGGGACTTGATGCCATTATGCCAAAAAtcacagagagaaagggagagttcTAGGTCTAGCACTGTAAGCAGTTGATTTCTCCTTCCAAGCTCTCCAGTCTGCGATGTAGCAGGATTGCTATTATTCCAGGAGAAGAAAGAGCTCTTGTCCATTTTCATCCAAATCTAAATGTGTTGTTAGGCACGTTTTCTGCAGGCACTGCCCGCTCCTTTCTGGCAGAACCAATGATTCCTGTAGCAAAATGGACACGGGTGCTGCCAGTGGCACCCAGCTTGGCTGCCTCAGCAGATGGGTGACGTCACCAGTTACTGTGCAGAGTTGTCGGGCAGCTTTTCTTCCATGGTCTCTTCATGCTTCATACTTTTGTCCATAGTTATGCATATGGGGCTCACCTGCTTTGAGGTGATCAGGCTGCTGCCCCACAAGGAGAACAAGGAGGCAATCCGAGGCAGGCTGAACCAGGATTTCTCAGGGCCCCTTCCCGAGAACAGGTTGTACCTTGTTGAGGTCTCCTGGACTCTGTTCTGGGAACTGGAGTTGGATTTCCTCATGGGGTTCTTAAGCCACCGAAAGGGTTTGGAGGAGTCCGTGGTCGTAGTTTTGTAGGACGCTGACTCTTGTAAGGTATCAGCGATAACAGGGTCCTGGAAGTTCCACCAGTGGTAAAGCGGGTAGGCCAGGATCGGCAGGAAGGTGAAGACACCGAGGAAGGCCACCCAGCCCAGGGCACTCTTCGGGTAGGGCTGCTTTACTTCCTGGCTCTGGGGACAGAAAGGGAACAtgcaggaaaggaggaaaaggtgaTGGTGGAGGGGGTTTTGGTCCTTTGCATTGCTCTGTGTGGGATTTCCCAGGGGTTGGGAAGCTTGTTAAAGGGTCCCTGGGGTAGTGGGAGCCCAGACCTGGAGTCCTGTGCGTGGTGGATTTGATAAGGGACCCTCCCAGGTGGGAAGGGTGGCCGGGGTCGGGGGTCATCTCACCGCACTTCTATTCCAGGAGATATAGTAGGAAGCTGCCCTGTGATGGAGGGGCAGGACGCAGAGGGTGAGGAGGGCCAGCAGCCCAGGGAGTGTCACGTAGCACCACAGGAAAGTGAAGGAGGGCCGCAGCAGGTGGCCTAGTTCATGGAACACCTCCTCCCTGAACCTGGGGTGGCAAGTCAGGGATATCTGGGGCCTGGACCTGGCCAGGGTGGGCCTTCTGGCCCTTTGGCTTTCTCATAAGCTCTCAACTCTCAGGGGCTGCCCAGCTCTCTCCTGAGGCTGGATGTCTCTGGTCACCCCATGGGATTCCCTCAATCCGTGGGTCTGCACTGCCCCAGACCCACTCAGGAATTCTTGTCTTCATAGGACTCACCCCCTGCCCCGGGGTCGCTCCCCGCTGCACCCTGCAGCTCTCTCAGGAGCCCTCCTCCCTGCTGTGGGAGCTGATCAAGCTCCAACACCTCACAGGACTGGGAGGGGGGCCACAGCTGGGCACATCACCTGCGGGCGCCATAGATCCAGGCCAAAGCCATATTCTGGAATGTCACAATGATGACGAGGGTGAGAGGGACCAGGTAGTCGTCAAACAAAGACACTACGTAGCTGCCGGCATGACTGCTGAAGATGAGGCTGCCCAGAAGACCTCCCAGGCAGACGGCCACTACGGCAGAGGCAGGTTTGGCTCTACTGAGTTCTGCATGTGGGGCTTGGCTGGGGTCAAAGTGAGTCCTGAAAATTTGGGGTAAACTGGGGAGGAAGGACAACAGGGCAATGTTTTTGCTGGGGTGAGAATCCACGGTACCTGGGGCCAGCCTGGGATACTTCATGAAGACTGAGGAGTTCTGGAGAGAAAGGACGATGTTCTCCGAGATTCTTACCAAGGTGCCCAGGCCTGTGATGAACAGAGCCAGGAAGAAGAGGATGGCCCAGAAAGAGGCATGAGGGAGCAAGGAGACGACTTGGGAGAAGGCTGCAAATGTGAGGCCCGGGCCCTCCATGAGCTGTGGGGAGAAGGGCTCTGAGGCAGCGGTGCATCTGGATGCAGGGATGGTGCAGTAATTGATTAGCAGTGTCTGTCTAGCCAGTAAGCGCACACATGGGGGATGGAGAGCAAAGTGCTGAGCTTTCTCCCTCCATGGTTTTGTTAGCTAGGTGAACTTCATCTACTGGGGcctcctcagtttctttctccaaCAAATAGGGATCCTCAGGCTGATGTGAGCAACAACTTAGCAAAGGCCCAGCACATAGAAATGGTGGTAGAACCAAGATCAGGACTATTACCTGCCCCAGAAGTTTAGTTGGTCCATGAGGCTGCTGGGAAGCACATTTCCCAGTGTCCTTGGGGTTTTGGGGAAGCACCCTTTTGTCCCCACAAACACACCTTTTCGTTTTGCACTCTGATACTGCAGGACAGGGAGCGGTGGATGACCTGGTACTGGAGGTATCTGGGGAGGTGGATGATCCAGTTCAGGTAGTCCAGGGGGAGCATGAAGAGGATGTTATCTGGGGGCTTGGCCTCTTCGGGTAGCAACCCAATGGATATCAGCTCTATCAGCTTTGAGACACTCCTGAAGGGgaggcagaggaaaagaaaagtgatagAAAACATGCTGGCTTCTCTGCCATCTGCAAACTTGGAAAACTGAGGACCAGGAGGAAAGCAAGTTGTTCCAAGACATGTGTTGCTGAGGAATAAGGGCACTTGAACAGGGACAGGCCTTGGGCTGAGTCACACTGGAAGCCCACCTAAGGGATACAAGCAGCTAGTGCTCCTCATTATTATGAGTTGCATTTTGTCCCCCTTACTTTTCCTGTGTTGAAGCCCTAACTCTCATCaatacttcagaatgtgaccttatttggaaaaagcatCACTGCATATGTAATTAGTTAAGAGGAGGTCATCCTGGAGCAGGATGGGTCCTTAATCCATCTGACTGGTATGCTTTATCTAATGGGGACATTGGGACACGGgcacccatacaggggaaaatGCCACGTGAAGATGAAGGCAGAACAGGGTGATGTTTCTACAAGCTAAGGAATGTTGAAGACTGCCAGGAAacaccaggagccaggagccaggagagaGGCCTAGG contains:
- the LOC124966165 gene encoding orphan sodium- and chloride-dependent neurotransmitter transporter NTT5-like — encoded protein: MESLEELDDTTDEESIKKSHGENSLLWSFKAKEILTTKTQSYFMKTKRTKNILIQLAFSVGLGSMWRFPYLCQRNGGGNFILMYFFMLLFFGIPLLYMEMIIGQWLHIDNIRVWKQLVPWLGGVGYASMLVCILVSLYNSAILSWSLFYLGNSFDYPLPWNYCPLVKNINVTDFSCLQTVPHQYFWYHTTLEVSGHIEEGIQNLVLKLSLGLFASWVFLFFIIIMGLNISVLLLIFSIILPYIFLLCLFIKCLFLEGAVASLERMITTELSALSSLELWRQAGGHVLYSLGLGMGTIITSSYEAGRDNFVKTASFVALGNLVISMLTTSIIFLVLGFWATTSGHACVKKSVSKLIELISIGLLPEEAKPPDNILFMLPLDYLNWIIHLPRYLQYQVIHRSLSCSIRVQNEKLMEGPGLTFAAFSQVVSLLPHASFWAILFFLALFITGLGTLVRISENIVLSLQNSSVFMKYPRLAPVAVCLGGLLGSLIFSSHAGSYVVSLFDDYLVPLTLVIIVTFQNMALAWIYGARRFREEVFHELGHLLRPSFTFLWCYVTLPGLLALLTLCVLPLHHRAASYYISWNRSASQEVKQPYPKSALGWVAFLGVFTFLPILAYPLYHWWNFQDPVIADTLQESASYKTTTTDSSKPFRWLKNPMRKSNSSSQNRVQETSTRYNLFSGRGPEKSWFSLPRIASLFSLWGSSLITSKQVSPICITMDKSMKHEETMEEKLPDNSAQ